The DNA sequence TGGAAAATCCAATCGACCACGTTCATACACTTCTCAACAACTCAAGAAAGCAACACATAACTTCCATGTTACAAGAATTAAGATTGGAATGGTAATTGAAACATGAGTTGGAGACCAATGCGTTtgtggaagaagaagaagaagatgaagaaattAGAGATCAAATACTAGAATGTGGTAAGCTGGTAGAGAGATATATGTACCAATGCAAGAGTTGAAGAGAGACCTAATGTGGTAAGCTGTCATTATGATCAAAACCAAAAGCACCATTTGATTTGATTAATACTCCAACAATACACTATTGTTTTCCTTGTTTATGGTTCTTATGTCATGTAGTTGTATCCACTGTGTTCTTATTCTTAATATGTTCTTTTCGGCTGAAAAAATTGCTCATATATGTTTATCACTTCTAATTGACCCTCAACTCAGTAGCATTGATATCACAAAGTATTTGTCACTACACGTTTTCCTGTCAATAATTCAGACAATAATATCCCAAAGTCATAAACATCACTCCTTTCAGTGTATCAACATGAGTTTCCCCTTCTGGAGTTGGAATTGAAGCATAGAAACTACAGAGCTTTGCATTGTAGTCTTTGTCTTAAAACACTTGTCCCATTCTCATATCTCTATTGATAAAAGTCTTTGTCTCCCATACTTTTCACAAATATGGAGGAGATTGCCATGAAAAGGTAGCTCATAAACCAACATGGGCAGCTCTGAGTCAAGGCAGTAACCCAAGAGCTTCAACACATTTCTGTGGTTGCTCATCTGTGATGCCACTGCAACTTCATTTGCAATCATTTTCAAGTGTCTTTCGTTGTTAAACGTTGGAAACAACATTTTCACCGAAATTTCATAAcaatcttcatcttcttcttcatcattaGCAATCATTTTCAATTCCTAtaatgtaattatatatatacaataattaatGGTTACATACAAGTGAAAATGGAACTAGGCAACTGGATAATAATGTGTCTTCACAAGGAATGCAAATGTTTCACTCTCTGGATAGCTTGCTTCACTTTGGTGAGCGGTTCATCATACAAGATAGCAGGGTTGTCAAACCGAGAGGCCAAGCTTGGCTCTCCTAGAAAAGCTCTGAATGAGTCTGCCACGGAGTACGAAAGAGACTTGAGGTTGTAACCTCCTTCCAAGAAGAACACACAGCGACCACCACATAGATCTTTCGCAAGTTGTTGAATGTTGGATGCAAGCATGTAATATGTCCCTGTTGTAAATTGTAGACTGGCTAATGGATCCAGTACATGAGCATCGTACCTGACCAATTAAGTTGCAAGCTAGCGAGTGAATCTTGTGTTTCACAAGCCACTATGGTAAAATGATTAAAAGTATTCATAAAGAATATCATGTATATTGAAAACTCACCCAGCGGAGACAAGAATTATGTCTGGCTTAAACCTCTGAGCACAAGGTACAATGACTTCATCAAACACAGTCCTCATGGCAATATCACCTGAGCCTCCTGGTAAAGGTAGATTGAGAGTTGTTCCTAACCCATCTCCTTGACCTATCTCATCAAATTTACCAGTACCAGGGTAGCTTCCATTCTGTATTGAACTCAAGCAAGAAATTAATGTTGGTATATAATACCATTAATGAATACTAGATGATGATTTTTTGACCATATACCATCTtattaaattttcttatttttaatttactcAAAAAACATTTCGTATAAATACTTCAAGTACAAAATTTTAATCAAATCTGCTTGATTAATAATATACATCCATTTTTTTaaggcttttcttttttaccAAATCAACAACTTTAATGAAAACAACATCAGTACTAACCTGGTGAGTTGAGAGAAAAAAGATATCCGGATCCTCATAGAAAGCATCATTAGTTCCATTTCCATGGTGAacatcaaaatcaattatgaaGACACGCTTTAAGCCATGTACACGTTGAGCATAACGAGCAGCTATTGCAACATTACCGAAAACACAAAACCCCATCGGGCCTTTTGGGACTGCATGATGTCCAGGAGGTCTTATCAAAGCAAAACCTGTAGTTTGATCCTGGTTTAGCTTTGATGCTTCAAcctgaaacatgaaacacaatTATGTTTGTATATCATCTATCAATCTTTAAGCTCAAACACagtctaagaaaaaaaaaagtgaaatacaaatacaaaatattatatacattcaaaataaattgcagTTAAATAATAACCACTGAATCAACTATGGCAAGTCCTGCTCCAGCTGCAGTTAGTGAATCCTGGAATGTCTGCACCATTTTACATCATCATCAGTATAAAGGAAGGAAAGTTAAGTCAGGTTGCTCATGCATAAAATTACAAGGATGCTATATATTCAAGTAAAACTTAAGCATGTCAAATTGCATTTCATCATTCATTAAGATCTCTCAAAAATGTGAAGAAATCATTTTCTCAATCAAACAAGTATGAaaaggagagagagaagaaacatCAAAATAATTGTGCTTACATTTGCAGTAGCATACGTTGGTCCAGATCCCTCAATAAATATAATGCCTTGTTGTGAAGCCTTATCCATAGCCTGCAATGAGTGGCAAAAAACATTTAAGCTAAAACAGAATATATGTAAGCTGAAAAAAGAATATATTGTGCATGGGTAAGTACCTTCTCAAGGCCTGATACATAAGCTGTTGAATGAACATTTGCAATGTCATCTACTGAAGCAGGCTTGAAGTCTTTAAGTTGAATAATTTCTGAGCCACGGAACTGAATATAGAAAGAAGCAAAAACTATCTTATGCTTATGACTGCCAAATGTTCAGGCCTTAAATTTGTGAAATTACTGCTATAAAATCTACCTATCACAGCTAGGAATTACTGGCTGATCTAGTCCACTCAAAAGCTGTTACATTTAAACACTTTGGAATCAATATAACCAATCACCATAGATTCACCAACCACTACTACCCATGATCCTTCTTATACTCTTCTTATTTATTTCAATTCAATACCTCTTGATCCTCATAAATTTTCAGTAGTTGTCTTAAATACACAAATTTGAGAGAAATACAAACATATTGAGCATACAAATTAAAGAGAGCCTAAATTAGACATACCTCTGGAGTGAGCTCCATGTTTTGAAGAGCAGTAACAATTGAAGGAACTCGAAAATGGGATTCGGGATGAGATTCCTGTTAACAGTACTAATGAAGATTAGAGTTAGATAGGTAGATGAATCTGCAGAGGCtcaaataaaattgaatcaGCATTGAATATTATGAGTACCTTATTATGACCCATGGCAGGAGCTACAGCATAAATGAGACGAGCATTTTTCAATTCTTCATTTGAACAAACGATGCTCTTCTCATCAGTACGACCCAAACAGGATACGATTAAACGGTTTCGTTTCTTGAAGAAAGAGTTTGTAGTTGTACCAACAACACCATGACCATTCAACCCAAGCATTGCATTCCCTAAACACAAGAATAGCAGAGCGTGTTTAATTTGAGCCCATGAATAATGTAattattgtaaaataaaaacacaCGAATGTATGTATGTTGTTGTGAATTAAAttcaaagaaatataatttagagGCAATAATAAGACATGATTACCGGGCAGAAGAGAAGGTGAAGTGAAGAGGTCCATCTGAGCAATGAGATGATGATAGGACTGTCAATGCCTCAAATTGAAACCAGAAATACTATATATCCTAAACATCTtccacttattattattatatataaataacacaATTAATAATGATTTTAACTAGGGAATAAagtgtttaaaaatttaatacttccaattaaataaaattaatattaatttttttttttttagaattgaaTAAATCTAAATGAATCTAATAGATacttagatttaaaatattaaatgaatcTAATTCAATTTATCTATAAATATTAggaattatttcataaatacacaaaaataacaaaaaaaaaaattacaaaaatacggatttcacgaaattttaaatatttttaagatttttttaattttatttacaaaaaatacgattttcttatattgtacttttattaatttattgttgatgttttgttatttgaatgttattttttgttattatttaaatgttatttttatattatttttatgtaatttttttttattattttcgtattatttttataaaaaaattataaaaatgtaaaaaaaattctttaaatccAAATCGATTGATAGAAATTAATTGGATAGTAAAATttatctaataatatataattcaatggaatttgaatagaattcaaaatattAGATGTGATGGAATTAATAGCATTAATTTTAATGTGTTGACTGGGTGTGATGATTGTGAGTGAGTGGGAAGTGGAGACAGATAAGATAGTGTGAGTGGCTGAGAAGTTGTGGATTAGTTGAGCTGAGAGGAATATAATGtgggaatattattattttataataaagactaatcttttttttctttaattatctataaaaatataggTTCAACAATCAATATTAATCTTCCTTTAGTTCACTTCATTATGTTTTCATGCTACAAAAGTACTACTACAGAAGATGAAGAAATGAATGGTTTCTTTTTGAGGAATGGAGGTGCTGTGTTAGAGCAAACCATTCGTTTGTTCAATGGAAAATCTAATCCACTCCGTTCATACTCTTCTCAACAATTCAACAACGCAACAAATAACTTCCATGATACCACATTCATACACCTTCATGGAAATTACGGCCTGTACAAGGGAGTAattcatgatgatgatgatagtgGTGAAGATTATATAATTTCTGTGAAAAAGTTGAGTCATCGTTTTGGTGATGTAAAGTTAGAAGAGATTGCTACTGAAGTTTCTGTGGCATCACAGATGAACAACCACAAAAACGTTTTGAAGCTCTTGGGTTACTGCCTCGACTCAAAGTTTCCCATGTTGGTTTATGAGTTCTCTGTTCATGGCAATCTCTCTCGTTTTCTCATAAATGGGAATAATAGTAAGGAACCACCACCACCACGACTGCCATTTGAGAGCAGGTTAAGAACTGGGATTGGAATAGCCAATGCACTTGCTTATCTCCATCACGGCCATTCAAAGACCTTCATCCATAGGGAGATCTTTAAGGAAGCAGTGTACTTAGACCAAGACTATGGTGCCAAGCTATTTGATTTCCAATCATCAATTCCAATTCCTGATGGGGAAACTCATGTAGATGTGGATCTTATTGAAGAGACTATGGGACATATGTCTCCAGAGGTATACAGAAAGGAGTGATGTCTATGCCTTTGGGGCTCTATTCTCTGAATTATTGACTGAGAAGAGTTTGAGACATATGGCTGATTCTGCTGCGACTACGCATAACAGTTGTTCGTGTGACTACTGGTTTGATGGGTGGAAAAATGAGTTGAAGGACATTACattgggagaagaagaagaagaagaaacatgacttcaagggctcgtttggaacgccgtattaggtcgtattgtattgtattgtattatatttaattggattatatatcatatttttatataatactatgttaaactttaatttgtactaaaatattatatatttaggtgtccataaaagttaataccacatataattttacataaaaatattgcataaaatacaatttaatataatacaatacaatacgatctagtacggcgttccaaacgagccccaAATAATGGAATGTGCCAAGCTTGTGGAAAAGTGTGTCAAAAACAATGTGGATGAGGGACCAAACATGGTGGAAGTTGCTAAAGCTCTCATCTTTATCAAAACCAACAAAACCCTTTTACCTTAAATACATATTATTGTGTTTCTTGTCTTGTTATACTATGATGAGATTCATCAAATACTTCGATTTGTttacttcttttcttatttaaaaTATGAATGTATTCTTGGCCAAAATATGTGGAAATTGTCTGATTAACAGAAGAAATATATTGTTACATAAACATAAACGGAAGGAAATTGTGTGTTTCCAGTCATTCATTTTGGTAGCTTCGATTTATTAACCATAGATCACCCAAAGAAAATGAACAGGAATTACAAAGGGTATTAGATGGAGTTACAAggtaacatttttattttttaatcagtagaatttttatttttgaaaaatttgtttTTTATCTATaactatttttcaattttttaatgtaaaaaataaaaatatataactaaaaatgaaaaagaaaataaattttaggctaattaggattttttgtCCAAAACTTTGACATCTATCAAATCattctcttaaatttttttgccgttaaaaattcattgaaattgttagatttaaggacttttgcctaatttcattcaatttttactttttatgtactaaatcatactccccaaactttgaaatctactaaatcatgtctcTTAAACTTTGAtaagtactaaatcatgcctcctGTACTTTTATCcatgttaaaatttttttactaaaattggacaaaagtccttaaattcaacaatttcaatagttcagagagcatttttaacgaccttaaaagttcagcggggcatgatttagtaaattttaaaattcgaAGGGAAAATAGGGCCGAATTCATATTTGAGGCTTAGGCTGGATTTGGATTCTGATCTAAGGCCGCGTCCAGATTCGGGTTTCGAGTCCATGTCTGGATCCAAGTCGGATGGacagattataattttttattgttgagACAGGAATAGTAtatggagtttttttttttttaaaaaaaaaaggatagtATATGGAGTTTGGCACAGGTAATTTTTATTCACTAGATTAGAGTCATGGGGAATAAAATTCAACCACACCTTTGGTGGTTCCGTGTCTCAACTCTCAATCAACATAATATCTTCATTGAAATTAGAAGCCAACCCTTTCCATATCCTCAAAAACAATCTTCATTCGTTCTTGTTCTAATTTCATTATGTTCTCATGCTACAGAGGTAACAACAAGAACAAAAGTACAAGAGAAGAAGATGGTTTGTTTATGAAGAATGGAGGTGCAGTGTTAGAGCAAACCATTCTTTTGTTTAATGGAAAATCAAATCCACTTCGGTCATACTCTTCCCATGAACTGAACATGGCAACTCATAACTTCAATCCCAGCCAGATCATACACGCCAGCTTGAACTACACACTCTACAAAGGA is a window from the Cannabis sativa cultivar Pink pepper isolate KNU-18-1 chromosome 1, ASM2916894v1, whole genome shotgun sequence genome containing:
- the LOC115707954 gene encoding non-functional pseudokinase ZRK2-like → MFSCYKSTTTEDEEMNGFFLRNGGAVLEQTIRLFNGKSNPLRSYSSQQFNNATNNFHDTTFIHLHGNYGLYKGVIHDDDDSGEDYIISVKKLSHRFGDVKLEEIATEVSVASQMNNHKNVLKLLGYCLDSKFPMLVYEFSVHGNLSRFLINGNNSKEPPPPRLPFESRLRTGIGIANALAYLHHGHSKTFIHREIFKEAVYLDQDYGAKLFDFQSSIPIPDGETHVDVDLIEETMGHMSPEVYRKE
- the LOC115707945 gene encoding histone deacetylase 14, chloroplastic; protein product: MDLFTSPSLLPGNAMLGLNGHGVVGTTTNSFFKKRNRLIVSCLGRTDEKSIVCSNEELKNARLIYAVAPAMGHNKESHPESHFRVPSIVTALQNMELTPEFRGSEIIQLKDFKPASVDDIANVHSTAYVSGLEKAMDKASQQGIIFIEGSGPTYATANTFQDSLTAAGAGLAIVDSVVEASKLNQDQTTGFALIRPPGHHAVPKGPMGFCVFGNVAIAARYAQRVHGLKRVFIIDFDVHHGNGTNDAFYEDPDIFFLSTHQNGSYPGTGKFDEIGQGDGLGTTLNLPLPGGSGDIAMRTVFDEVIVPCAQRFKPDIILVSAGYDAHVLDPLASLQFTTGTYYMLASNIQQLAKDLCGGRCVFFLEGGYNLKSLSYSVADSFRAFLGEPSLASRFDNPAILYDEPLTKVKQAIQRVKHLHSL